One Actinomyces marmotae DNA window includes the following coding sequences:
- a CDS encoding metal ABC transporter ATP-binding protein, which produces MRLPTPQRDSASAPAAPDLPSSGPGPAAARPAAGAEAPGGLALRGAVVRRGEVLALDGVSLDLAPGEVTCLFGPNGSGKSTLLAAVAGILPLAGGRIERRPANARLSLVPQAPPIPERMPLTVRAAVAMGCWGDAGFLRPLNRAHKRRVGEVMGVLGIADLADRQLSEVSGGQRQRVLVAQALVSRPDILLMDEPTAAADARSTGIIHDAAAQAAREGALVLLVSHDEQARRIADRCLTLEAGRVVDDERGPAR; this is translated from the coding sequence ATGCGTCTTCCCACCCCTCAGCGGGACTCAGCGAGCGCGCCCGCGGCCCCCGACCTCCCGTCCTCCGGGCCGGGCCCCGCGGCGGCGCGCCCCGCGGCCGGCGCCGAGGCTCCGGGCGGCCTCGCCCTGCGCGGCGCCGTCGTGCGCAGGGGCGAGGTGCTTGCCCTCGACGGCGTGAGCCTGGATCTGGCCCCGGGTGAGGTCACCTGCCTCTTTGGCCCCAACGGCTCGGGCAAGTCCACCCTCCTGGCCGCCGTCGCGGGGATCCTGCCCCTGGCGGGCGGTCGCATCGAGCGCCGCCCCGCCAACGCGAGGCTCTCCCTCGTACCCCAGGCCCCGCCGATCCCCGAGCGCATGCCGCTGACGGTCCGTGCCGCCGTCGCCATGGGTTGCTGGGGGGACGCCGGGTTCCTGCGCCCCCTGAACCGCGCCCACAAGCGGCGCGTGGGCGAGGTGATGGGAGTCCTGGGCATCGCCGACCTCGCCGACCGCCAGCTCTCCGAGGTCTCCGGCGGGCAGCGTCAGCGGGTCCTCGTCGCCCAGGCCCTCGTCAGCCGGCCCGATATCCTGCTCATGGACGAGCCGACCGCGGCCGCCGATGCCCGCTCCACCGGCATCATCCACGACGCCGCGGCCCAGGCCGCCCGGGAGGGCGCCCTCGTGCTCCTCGTCAGCCATGACGAGCAGGCCCGTCGGATCGCCGACCGCTGCCTCACCCTCGAGGCCGGCCGCGTCGTCGACGACGAGCGGGGGCCCGCGCGCTGA
- a CDS encoding metal ABC transporter substrate-binding protein — MRRRDLLTLLALSPLGAVAACDGPKEKTGKPSIVVTTNILGDVVTQVVGDQASVTTLMAPNADPHSFGISAKQTLAMRDAALLVTNGLGLEEGLASNIESAKGDGVTLFTAGEQFTPIEYSSDDASGPDPHFWTDPTRMIDVVNGLEGALGKVSGIDASALSASAAAYRDRLTAADKDMATRFGAIPQDKRALVTNHHVFGYMAARYGFRLIGAVIPGGSTLAAPSASDLEELSTAVRDAGVSAIFADTSHSDKLITALKESAGQDIQVVSLFTESLSAPDGEAPTYLDMLAVNTDRITTALTA, encoded by the coding sequence ATGAGGCGCCGGGACCTGCTCACGCTCCTCGCGCTGTCACCCCTGGGCGCCGTCGCCGCCTGCGACGGCCCCAAGGAGAAGACCGGAAAGCCGTCGATCGTGGTCACCACGAACATCCTGGGAGATGTCGTCACCCAGGTGGTGGGTGACCAGGCGAGCGTCACCACCCTCATGGCGCCCAACGCGGACCCGCACTCCTTCGGTATCTCCGCCAAGCAGACCCTGGCCATGCGCGACGCTGCTCTCCTGGTGACCAATGGCCTGGGCCTGGAAGAGGGGCTGGCCAGCAATATCGAGAGCGCCAAGGGGGACGGCGTCACGCTGTTCACCGCCGGGGAGCAGTTCACTCCCATCGAGTACTCCTCCGATGATGCCTCCGGCCCCGACCCGCACTTCTGGACCGACCCCACCAGGATGATCGACGTCGTCAACGGGCTGGAGGGCGCGCTCGGGAAGGTGTCCGGGATCGATGCCTCCGCCCTGTCCGCCTCCGCCGCGGCCTACCGCGACAGGCTCACCGCGGCCGACAAGGACATGGCCACCCGCTTCGGCGCGATCCCCCAGGACAAGCGCGCCCTGGTCACCAACCACCACGTGTTCGGATATATGGCGGCCCGCTACGGCTTCCGCCTCATCGGCGCCGTCATCCCCGGCGGCTCCACGCTCGCCGCCCCCAGCGCCTCGGACCTGGAGGAGCTCTCGACGGCGGTGCGCGACGCCGGCGTGAGCGCGATCTTCGCCGACACCTCGCACTCCGACAAGCTCATCACCGCCCTCAAGGAGTCCGCCGGGCAGGACATCCAGGTGGTCTCCCTGTTCACCGAATCCCTGTCCGCCCCCGACGGCGAGGCGCCCACCTACCTGGACATGCTCGCCGTCAACACAGACCGCATCACCACGGCCCTCACCGCGTGA
- the aztB gene encoding zinc ABC transporter permease AztB: protein MHYLLDPLSLGFFSNALTGGVLAALVCSVAGTWVVIRGMGFLGEAIGHGMLPGVAISALIGLPTLAGAALSATAMGVLVALLSRRARLSQDTAIGITFVLMLSLGVIIVSRSRSFATDITAILFGDILGIRSDEITVLIGTLIVVLIVGAIMIRPLTALSLDPGIALTLGMRPALAQAGLTLLIIAAVVASYRAVGTLLVVALLVAPPATAALWSKSILAMTAWAAVISSACVVVGLYISLYADTAGGATITATAAGVFLLASGAAALTGRRRSGRPLLSPTTAKEHA from the coding sequence GTGCACTACCTCCTCGACCCGCTCTCCCTCGGGTTCTTCTCCAATGCCCTGACCGGAGGGGTCCTCGCGGCGCTGGTCTGCTCGGTGGCGGGCACCTGGGTGGTCATCCGGGGCATGGGATTCCTCGGGGAGGCCATCGGCCACGGCATGCTGCCGGGGGTGGCGATCAGCGCCCTCATCGGGCTGCCCACACTGGCCGGCGCCGCGCTCAGCGCCACCGCCATGGGCGTGCTCGTCGCCCTCCTGTCCCGGCGGGCCCGCCTCTCCCAGGACACCGCCATCGGCATCACCTTCGTCCTCATGCTCTCCCTGGGCGTGATCATCGTCTCCCGGTCCCGCTCCTTCGCCACGGATATCACCGCGATCCTCTTCGGCGACATCCTGGGGATCAGGAGTGATGAGATCACCGTGCTCATCGGCACGCTTATCGTCGTCCTCATCGTGGGCGCCATCATGATCCGCCCCTTGACGGCGCTGTCTCTCGATCCGGGCATCGCGCTGACCCTGGGGATGCGCCCGGCGCTGGCCCAGGCCGGCCTGACCCTCCTGATCATCGCGGCCGTCGTCGCCTCCTACCGGGCCGTGGGCACTCTGCTGGTGGTGGCGCTCCTCGTCGCCCCGCCGGCCACGGCCGCGCTGTGGTCGAAGTCGATCCTCGCGATGACCGCCTGGGCGGCTGTCATCTCCAGCGCCTGCGTCGTCGTGGGCCTCTACATCTCCCTGTACGCGGACACGGCCGGCGGCGCCACCATCACCGCCACGGCCGCGGGCGTCTTCCTCCTGGCCTCCGGGGCCGCCGCGCTGACCGGCCGGCGCCGCTCGGGCAGGCCCCTCCTGTCCCCCACAACCGCGAAGGAGCACGCGTGA